In Crinalium epipsammum PCC 9333, the genomic window GCCACAGTTTCACCGTTTTGTCGTCACTTGCCGAAGCAAGAGTTTGACCGTCAGGACTGAAAGTGACACTCCATACCGCAGATTCATGCCCAATGAAAGTAGTAATTAAACTGCCATCTGTGCGCCACAGTTTCACCGTTTTGTCGTCACTTGCCGAAGTAAGAGTTTGACCGTCAGGACTGAAACTCACACCCCTTACCGCAGATTCATGCCCCAATGAAAGTAGTAATTAACCTGCCATCTGTGCGCCACAGTTTCACCGTCTTGTCGTCACTTGCCGAAGCAAGAGTTTGACCGTCAGGACTGAAACTCACACTATATACCTCAGATTCATGCCCAATGAAAGTAGTAATTAAACTGCCATCTGTGCGCCACAGTTTCACCGTTTTGTCTCTACTTGCCGAAGCAAGAGTTTGACCATCAGGACTGAAACTCACACTCCTTACCCAATCTTCATGCCCAATGAAAGTAGTAATTAACCTGCCATCTGTGCGCCACAGTTTCACCGTTTTGTCTCTACTTGCCGAAGCAAGAGTTTGACCGTCAGGACTGAAACTCACACTATTTACCCCATTTTCATGCCCTTGTAAGCTGTTACGTTCTTTCATCGCAGCAAAGATGCTATTTAACCTAGCAGTAATTTCTAACTGCTTTTCATTTGGTATAGAAATTGCTGCTTTTATTGCTTGCAGTTGTTTTCCAGCTTTAATAACTTTCAATAGCGGTTGTAGTTGCCCTTTATTGGCAGTAAATTCTAATTCTGCCGAAGCGCTCAAAGCATCGCTGAAATTTAATGCCTTGAGCATTTTTTGGTGGTTGGTATTGCGTAGTTGTTCTTTTAAAATTTCATCTAACTTCGCTTCCGTCGCTTTCCGTGCCTCTCGTTCATTTTCCAGTTCAGCAACTAAGTCTACGCTTCGTTGCTGGCGAATAAAAGCTACTAAATAATCGTGAATTAGTTGATAACGGTCAGCCGGAGATTGGGGAATTAAAGATACTAATCCTGATTGAACTAAAATTTCTAGCACTAACTCTAATTTATTTGCTTCCTGGTCTAAAGCAGCAGCTAATTCAACTTTTGTCTTAGGCGGTCGCGTGTTATTTTCATCAGTTAAAAAGTATAATAATAACTCGGCAACTCGTTTATTTTCTTGACCACAATCTTGAATAACACTATTTAAAAATCGCTCAATCAGTTTTTGTTTATTCCCAATTTCCTGATATTGTCGCAGCCTAGAAATACCTTCTGTTTGCAGTTGCATTCCGACTACCTGCAATTCAATCGGACGCACCTCTTTTAACTCTCCTGCTAAATCAGCTACCAAAGCATCAATTAATCCAGGTTCCATGTAAAAAGATCGTGCAGTTAAATCCTCAATTACTCGTTGAGCTTGTGCAGGCGAAAAATTTCCAAAATAGTAACGAATTTCCTTATTAAGAATATCGTTTTGAGTAACTTGTAAAGTAGTCAACCGATCCGCTTCTAATAATAAATGTAAATAATCCTCTCGTAATGATAAAATTACCTTGACATAACCAATATCAATCCGATCTAAACATAAATGCAAAAATTCCCAAAACTTTCTTCTCTCTAATGGGTTAGGGCAATTAAAGAAGAACTCCTCAAACTGGTCAAAAATTAAAATTGTTAAGAAATTGCGCTCAATATTTAATTGCAACTGCTCAATAATACCTGCAACTTTGTCTGGTATAGCAACTAAATCAATATCTTTAACTTGTTTAATTGCTGCTGCTAAACAGCTTCCTACTTCCTGCGCCCAATCATTATAATTTCGCAGTATAACAGGCAAAGGAGTACGTGAATCAATAGTTACTTCTTGATATAATGCAGGTACTAATCCCGCCGTGAGCAAAGAGCTTTTTCCCACTCCCGACAACCCATGAATAACAATTAACTTTTGGTCATCACGGCTGATTTTTGCAACTAAGTTATCAACATCTGGTTTGCGTCCCGAAGCTTCAATTTCTTGGGCAACTTTCCCTAGCTGAAACTGCTTATTTTCTGGATTTTTAGCTTTAGATGTACCAACTGAAACAAAAGCAGGATTGATCACTTGTCTTTGAGACTTTAACCGTCCCGCACCAATAAAAGCACGGAATCCATACTGTTGTTCTAGGGAATTTTTCTCAGATTTAATATTAAATGCTTCTAAGTAATGATGTTGTTGAAAATGTACACATCGTAATTCTTCTAATATCTGGATATAAAGCTGTGGATTGTAAGAAATATTGCATTTATCTTGAGCAATTTCTAAATTGGATTCTGCTGCTGATAATTGCTCTAAATACCGTTGAATTTTGGCTAATAATAAACGATACCAACTTTCATAGTGTGATTGTAACCAGCTTAAATCAGGATCTATATCGCCCCTACCTTCCTGAGAAAGAGGGGTTGATTGTTGCTGATTGATTTCTAATGCTGTTTCTGCATATTTTTGAGCTTCATTCCAGTGAGATTTAGCAATAGCGATCTCAGCTAATAATCCATAAGCATAACTGAGTTTGAGGGAATGAGGATATGTTTGGTATAAATCAACCGCTTTGTTGGCTATTTGTTCTAATTCATCCCATGCTTGAAGTTGTTTTAAAGTTTCTCCACAAGCGTTAATAAATTTAGCGACTAAATCAAGGCGATTTGCTTGTTCTAATACTCGCAAACAGCGTAAATAATAAATTCTAGCTTTTTGATAAGCTTTTGTTTCTTTCGCTCGATGTAAAACTGCATATCTGCGCCACCATAAACCTAAATAGCATAGCAAACCAGCTTGTCGTTCAAGATACTTTTGATGGTCAGATTCTATTAAAATACTACCTGGAGATTTCTGAGTTTTGCCTTGCCAAAATACTAAACTTTGAATATATAATAGTCGTGATTTATCCATATCATTATTCAGATAAGCTTCACGACCCAAAATAAATCGCTGACTCGCTTCTAATTCTGGCAGATATTCCCCCCGACTCTGCAATTCTTCTAAAGCTAGTTCCAATTCAACTCGTTGGCAATTAAAATTATCTTGCTCAATAAATCTATATTGGTGAGGATCTAAAACTTGAGCAAATAATTCTTCTGCCTGTTGTTGCAGCAAATCAATTAACTGATTAGTAGTAAAATTAAACTTAATTGGTACACCTGCCCAACTATATAAATCTGGTGCTAACCTAATCAATTTAGTCAGAATCTCATCATTAACGCACCACACCAAAGGAAAGCTAAAATTATAGCGAAACTTATCCCGCGCTTGATTAGTGACACTTAACAAATCATCGATCGCACTTACAGACTCTAACCCCAAAACGATGACGGCATTTGGGCGATCTTCCCCAACTTCTGCCGCTATAATTGCATCAAGCTTATTTGCAGATTGAGGTAAAAATATCTCTCGAATATCACCTAAATTTTGTGACTGCAACTGCCCTAAAATCTGCGATCGCAAATCAGCATAGTTGCACTGTACTAAAATTAAAGTAAATCTGCCTTGAGAAATAGCGATCGCCCGCGCTAATGTTTTAAGCGATCGCGCATTTTTTATCTGTATTTCTTTTGGCTGTTGAGATTCATTCATAACTCAAAAAAGTATATTTTTAGTTAGCGATTCAGCGCCAATATTGAATAACGCTAAAGCACCAACTACGAACAAAATTGCTTAAATTGTGCCGTTTCCTCCAAAACTGGGTTAACTCCAAACCATCGCCCCTGTTTATCCTGATATTCAAACACAAACAAACTTCGCAATAAACTTTGATAGTCTGCTTCACCGCTAACACTTTGCTGCTGGACTACTTGACGCAACAAATTCCATTCATCAGCATCAATTGAACGCAATAAAGTATCTCGATATTCCTGAATCGCATCTTCTAAAGTCTCTCGCGATATTGGCGGATCATCTACCCTCAAACAACTGTATAAAAGTCCTAATAAATTTCTCACATGACCGCCACTAATTCGGCATAATCGATCTAAAGTTTCAGGACTATCAAAAATTTGGGTAATTAAGTTTAACCTTTGTTCTGGTGCAACTTCCGGGAAAGCCCTAGCTAAAACCATCTGTCGCAATAAATCCATTCCTTCTTTATATTCAGTACCATCCCGTAATTTTACTGGAACCATTGGCAAAACTTTAGGCGATACACCACCACCTAAGCGATTTTTCAGCGTTTCACTATCATTAGAGAAAATTAAAGCTAGGGGGATAGTATAAACTACATGACAATTTAGTTTGCGTAATTGTTCGCCGCGATCTATAAATAGATATTCTGGTTGCGATCGCTGGGAAGTTTTAGCACGAGGATCAACTCGATCCAAGTTATCAATAATTATAACCAGCCCTTTTTTACCCTTAGCTTTCAACTCCTGAGTTGCTTTTCCTAAAATTTCTTCATTGATAGCTTGCAATATATTATTAGTCCGAGGTTCTAAATACTGGCGCAATTGACTGCGGAGGTTAGGACTATCTTTAGTTTTAGCGGTAATCTTAGCAATAATTGGTGAAAACTTTGTTAAATTAACTCCTACTTCTGCGTCAAACTTGATTGGTGTTTGTAAAAAATCCCCAATTTCCTGAAATAGCTTACCAAAATACCCAGGTTTTAGCTTAACGCCAACTTTTTCCAAACTTTCGGTTAGTGGTCTGAGAGTCGCCAATAAAATATCAGTAACATCCACATCCGCCATATCTAAATCTTCAGTGGACTCAAAATAAACCACATGAAAGCCAACTTCTTTTAACTCAGCCTCTAGCCGTCGCAATTCTGTAGATTTACCACAACCGATATGTCCAGTAAACAATTGACAAGTCGGCTTATCTGGCGATAGTCTGGCAATGGTACGTGCTAATGCTTCAATAACTTTTCCACCCCGCACCGAAGCAAAATCAATATAGTACTTGCGTTCCTCTGGATTTTCTAATATCAAAGTGTGACTAGGATCGCAACTCTGATAAAATCTCTGCAAATCTAGATTCATTATGCTGACCCGCGCTGTCTATACTGCTTTCAAATTAAAGTATCATCTTTTATCCTAATCTTGCTGTCTCTCCTGACACTCTTAAGAGTACAGTTCAACAGACACAGCCTGTAAAACCAAGATATATTCTGCCACCTGCCATATATAGCAGCCAGCATATACTAAAGTCGATGACACGAATTTGTCACTTACGACAGTTAGTTTGTTATTTTGACATCCATCCGCGACCTGAAGGACGGGGATTCCAAAAATCACTTTTTGGGTTTCTTCTTTCCGTGAGTTGATTTACTTGGCTGAGTTTCCCCACCCAAGCAGAGACCAGTCTCTCCAGAGGCGTTAATTTCCGTCTGCCCAACGGTATTTGCCCATTGTTTTAGGGCTGATTTTAAAATATTAATAGCTGCATTCTCATCACGATCCGCAACATAATTGCAGTGAGGACATTGATGAGTTCTGGTACTTAAAGTTTTGACAACTTTTTCGCCACAGCTAGAACAGTTTTGGCTGGTGAACTTAGGTTCTACAGCAATGACGGGGACACCATAACCCCTACCAAAATACTCTAGCCACTCCCTGAACCTGTACCAAGCAGCATCACTAATTGATTTAGCTAAATGATGGTTTTTAACCATGTTACGCACCTTTAGGTTTTCAATCGCAACCAAGTCGTTAGACTGTATGACGTGCTGGGCTAACTTGCATACCCAGTCGTTACGTCTGCGTGAAACCGATAGGTGCGCTCTACCTAATCTATTTCTGGCTTTGGCTCTATTCTTACTGCCTTTTTGAGTACGTGATAATCTGCGTTGTAGCTTTTTAAGTTTCCTCTCATCCCTTCTCAAAAACCGAGGATTGTCAATTTTTTCACCAGAAGAATCAGTGTAGAAATGGTTTAAACCTACATCTAGACCCGTTTGTTTACCTGTTAATTCTTTATTCTCCTCCCTGGTATGATCGATTAAAAAATGTGCATAGTAACCGTCATGCCTTCTAACAACCCGAACTCGTTTGATTTGAGTTAATTGATAGAAGTGCAAATCACGACTTCCCCAAAGTTTAAAAGTACCAGCTTTAAAACCATCGGTAAATGTTAAATAACGTCTATCTTCTGATAACTTGTAGCCAGAAGTTTTGTATTCAACTGATGCCCTAACGTGTTCTTTTTTGAACTGTGGGTAGCCTTTTTTACCTGATACATCCGCTTTGCAATTACGATAAAACCGTTCTATTGATGACCAAGCTCTTTCTGCATGGGCTTGTCTAGCCATCGAGTTTAATTGGCTTGCCCAAGCAAATTCAGGGTTGTCGGCTAGTACCTTGCAGTAGGCATAGGCATCGTTACGACTTTTAATTTTGCCGTCCATCCACGCTCTAATGATGCTATTACGCACAAAACGACCAGTGCGGATAGCTTGATCAAGCAGACCGTACTGGTCGTCTGTTCCTTGTAGCTTCATTTCGTAGATGAGCATAGTTTATCGTTTGAGTCTGCGATAAACT contains:
- a CDS encoding RNA-guided endonuclease InsQ/TnpB family protein, with protein sequence MLIYEMKLQGTDDQYGLLDQAIRTGRFVRNSIIRAWMDGKIKSRNDAYAYCKVLADNPEFAWASQLNSMARQAHAERAWSSIERFYRNCKADVSGKKGYPQFKKEHVRASVEYKTSGYKLSEDRRYLTFTDGFKAGTFKLWGSRDLHFYQLTQIKRVRVVRRHDGYYAHFLIDHTREENKELTGKQTGLDVGLNHFYTDSSGEKIDNPRFLRRDERKLKKLQRRLSRTQKGSKNRAKARNRLGRAHLSVSRRRNDWVCKLAQHVIQSNDLVAIENLKVRNMVKNHHLAKSISDAAWYRFREWLEYFGRGYGVPVIAVEPKFTSQNCSSCGEKVVKTLSTRTHQCPHCNYVADRDENAAINILKSALKQWANTVGQTEINASGETGLCLGGETQPSKSTHGKKKPKK
- a CDS encoding P-loop NTPase fold protein; the protein is MNLDLQRFYQSCDPSHTLILENPEERKYYIDFASVRGGKVIEALARTIARLSPDKPTCQLFTGHIGCGKSTELRRLEAELKEVGFHVVYFESTEDLDMADVDVTDILLATLRPLTESLEKVGVKLKPGYFGKLFQEIGDFLQTPIKFDAEVGVNLTKFSPIIAKITAKTKDSPNLRSQLRQYLEPRTNNILQAINEEILGKATQELKAKGKKGLVIIIDNLDRVDPRAKTSQRSQPEYLFIDRGEQLRKLNCHVVYTIPLALIFSNDSETLKNRLGGGVSPKVLPMVPVKLRDGTEYKEGMDLLRQMVLARAFPEVAPEQRLNLITQIFDSPETLDRLCRISGGHVRNLLGLLYSCLRVDDPPISRETLEDAIQEYRDTLLRSIDADEWNLLRQVVQQQSVSGEADYQSLLRSLFVFEYQDKQGRWFGVNPVLEETAQFKQFCS